A genomic window from Candidatus Kouleothrix ribensis includes:
- the gatC gene encoding Asp-tRNA(Asn)/Glu-tRNA(Gln) amidotransferase subunit GatC, which produces MSLTITEVEHVAHLARLRLSAEELEQLQTDLSAILDYINMLAEVDVRGVPPTAQVTDLANLMRDDEVRPSLPREDVLANAPDQRDGMFRVKEIF; this is translated from the coding sequence ATGTCGCTGACGATTACAGAAGTCGAGCATGTTGCGCACCTGGCGCGCCTGCGCCTCTCGGCCGAAGAGCTTGAGCAGCTGCAGACCGACCTATCGGCCATTCTCGACTACATCAATATGCTGGCGGAGGTCGATGTGCGCGGCGTGCCGCCAACCGCGCAGGTGACTGATCTGGCCAATCTGATGCGCGACGACGAGGTACGGCCCTCGCTGCCGCGCGAAGACGTGCTGGCCAATGCGCCCGATCAGCGCGACGGTATGTTTCGGGTGAAAGAGATCTTTTAG